aaATCTCTCTTCTTGTTTCTCTGCCACTTTCCCCGTGCGACTTGTACTACTCACTATTAAGGcatcccctccccccccccccccccccccccccccccccccccccccccccccccccccccccccgcatgGTTCCGTCAATTCTAGTCGCGTTAATTCCTTCACTTCATGGAAGACGACTATTCTGTGGCACGTTCCACTATATCTACGCCTAATGAGACTGTACTCAAATGGAATCACGCGAATAGTCACATTTTCTCTAAAGGGACGAGCGCGAGCAGCTCCCCAGTCAACGTCCCCACCCTCTCCTAAACTGTATGATGGTAAAGTGGTAACGGCGAATTACTTACCATGTTGGAGCGTGATGTTGAATCTCTGCAGAAACGCTTTCAGCTTCGGTTCTTCAAAAGGGTTATTTGACCGCGTAATTCCCAGCGAATCCGGTTCAAGGACCTTTCCTTTTGTCGTTAGTGCAGATGCGAGCAGATTGCAGTGAGCGGAAAAGAACAGAAAAATTGCCGCCACTGTCAATGATCTCTGTCTCCACTCAGCGGTCCACTGCCTTTCGGATGGCCGAAAAGGCCACTCACCGCTCCAGCCTTCCATATTCACGAACAGTGTAAAACCCTCCTCCGAGTTGGAATGCTTCTGAGGCGGCCCCTGCCTGAATGCCTGTTTCAAGACCCACTCTATGGTCTGGGAATCACATACAATAGAGAGCACAGGATACAGCTCACATGAACAAAAACGTCAGCTACCGACTGCGTGGGAtgaagccgcaggcggacGATTTATCGGCGAGTGTGTGGCCTCAGCAGCACGGTGCGGAACGCAAGACGCATCATTCGTGAGGCATCGCCACTATGGAGTAAAAACAGATCGGGAGCAGATACGCCTCTGTGGGAACGAATGGAAGTGTCGGGAATTTCATGTGCCAGTGCGATGCAAATGCGAAGATCTCTCGTCATGAAGCCccttcctccctccctccgccccaAAAAACGACCGCGTACCTCGGTGGAAAAGCAGTTTTAACGGACTCTGACCCTAACCAGAAGCAAATACCAAAACGCGACAGATTGTCACTTCATTAACTGTGACATGGCGTTGGAGCGATTGAGATTACGTATAGGTTCTGGCCTCGAATTTTTGCGGAAGAAAGGCAACACAGCTCAGGCATTGACAAAATCATGCACGAAGATGACTGTCTGTTACTCACACAAACAACGGAGCTCCGCACACAGTTCAAGATCTGCCAAGCACTTTCGGTCTGTTCCAGCTTGAAGAACGAATGATTGTCAGACCTAAGTCTTTCTATCTGACTCTCTCGGCGACTGGATGTGCATTCAACAAAAAGCGTAAGAAAAACAAACACGTGATTTCCAGGTACATTGGCCTTTGAAGTCTCTTCGCCGACCTCACCACATTTGAGACGCTGCCCCCAATTCGATTGCACGGGAATTATCTACTGGTCTAGCGCAAATGCGGGATGCAGTCAGTCCACCGCGTGCTCGCCTGATGTTGTCAGATGCCTGCTACATGTCTAGCTCCGAAACATCGTAAATCCCGTGAACATAGGCAGAAACGGGATGTGCCAGTCGTTCGCGAAGTGGGAATGCAATTTCGTACAGTTGCGTGTGGGTGTTCCGCGCGCGAGTAGAGACGCGACGTCGAGTGCGAGTCTAGCGTCGATTGCTGGGGCTGGAGACGTGCGACGCCTCTTATTTTTGGCGACACCGTTCCGTTACTTCACCAAACAGATGGCACAGTGAGCGTTCGTTTAGCGTCCGACCCTTGCAACCCTGCTCGATGGGCCCGTTTCCTGGTGTCATATGCAGTTTCCTCAGATGACCAGAATCCCTGTATGCTGTACGCCATGAGTGCATCGGCTTACAGCTGGGGCCCGAGCCTGGTTAGCGGTGGATGAAGTATTCGCGGCGGCGTATCATATGTTGCTTTTGTCTCGAACCAGTCACCCCCTTTAACAAATacacctgctgctgcgcaacCCACCACAAGACCGAGCACGTAGTCTTCATGTCATAGAGTAGTGTGGAAACACATCTGCGACTGGCAACTGAACTTTCTCTTGAACAACGGTCCGCAGGTGGCGTTTCGCACCGCCCGGCGGCCCGCAATGATTCGCACGGATACCACGACTACTGCGTCGTTAGTTCTTGTTTACCATATCTTCGGTTGCCTGCATCTCTGCAACAGCCAGTTAGCGGCTCGCTCATGTCATTAGCGTTGGACAGTGGAATTCGCCATGAAAGTGGCAGGAGAGGTGTAATATCCTTACGTTTGAAGTTATGCTGCATCTATGTGGGTCAAAGCGGAATACAACAAACGCCTTTGGAAACACCTTCAGAACGCCGCTCGTAtttccgctgcttcctccgtgATCGTGTACACATCGCGAGCGCGCGGTGCGTCGAGCGATCGATCGTGTGTTGCACGCATATTTGACACGCCGGATGCACTCGCTAGCAATGCAACGCACAGAAACTTCAGATACGAACCGATCGTGCCGATCTCCAAGGACCATGGTCCTCGTCGACAATCGCTGCGATCCGCTTACGCCTTCGATTCTTGCTGCTCCGAGGGCTCGGATTCGGCCTCGGGACGTTCTGGACGAGGTGGTGGCTTCTTCAAAATAGCACTGTACAAGGCGTAAGCCATCGAGAAGATACTGAACACGAAGATCGAGCAGCTGAGTGCTGCCTCAATAATGTAATATATACCAGTGTAGGATACGAAGGTCGCTTTCAGCCATCTGTATTCCGAGTCGCTTAGGGACCGTATGAACTCTACTAAGTTATCCGCCTCAGTGGCCTGCCCCCAGAGGATCAAGTACTTTCTAGATTGAGTGAAAAACTTCGCTGATACTCCCATGGTAATGACGGAGAAGACTGCCGCCACCGCGAATACTATCCCACTCAACACGGCAAGCACGCGAAAACAGCATCTCTCCTGGCATTTCAGAATTATGCCCAAAAATGCCAAACCTATGAGCCATATGGCGCCAATAGCACTGATCTGCGGCATTGCAGTTATATAGAAAATGAGGGAACTCGCCACTGCAATGATGGTGAGACAAAACAAATAGGCGGTTCCGACAGCACCGCTTGTTTTACCAACGGAGTACGATAGTGCGGCGTTGTACGGGACAAGTACCGCTAAGGATATGACGCTGAAGTACATTATCATCCCCTGGTTGTGGTACGCCAAGGTTTCAGAATAGTTCACTGGTTTCACTTCCTCTACTTCATCTCGAAGGTTGTTCAGGCTGGTCCGCTGAAAGCTTCCGAC
The Besnoitia besnoiti strain Bb-Ger1 chromosome VIII, whole genome shotgun sequence genome window above contains:
- a CDS encoding hypothetical protein (encoded by transcript BESB_083730), with product MGKCAPAGGFENPAYGAWGIGVTLQLTVALIMLLLGLGHHGGPSLLRDGDVASDKPADEYNIRFVTRPFFDVTGGLHAAFGILIGTLAALGYLVSSCFLCPLAVVAMLNNVLLLLTTCFGGYMMTGVGSFQRTSLNNLRDEVEEVKPVNYSETLAYHNQGMIMYFSVISLAVLVPYNAALSYSVGKTSGAVGTAYLFCLTIIAVASSLIFYITAMPQISAIGAIWLIGLAFLGIILKCQERCCFRVLAVLSGIVFAVAAVFSVITMGVSAKFFTQSRKYLILWGQATEADNLVEFIRSLSDSEYRWLKATFVSYTGIYYIIEAALSCSIFVFSIFSMAYALYSAILKKPPPRPERPEAESEPSEQQESKA